In Amaranthus tricolor cultivar Red isolate AtriRed21 chromosome 5, ASM2621246v1, whole genome shotgun sequence, a genomic segment contains:
- the LOC130814304 gene encoding putative E3 ubiquitin-protein ligase XBAT31 isoform X1, translating into MGQGISCASLNNHGDDIFKIAELGDLAALKSVIDEDPQLLYEVSLYDRNSLLHVAASNGQIDVVCWLLEQSVNLDAVNRHKQTPLMLAAKHGKISCVEKLLHAGANILMFDSWRGRTCLHYAAYYGHSHCLKAILSTARTSHVALSWGFARFVNIRDGKGATPLHLAACHRRPECVHILLDHGALVCASTGRFGRYPGSTPLHLAARGGSLDCTRELLAWGADRLQRDEAGRIPYMVALKYKYGACATLLNPSSAEPLVWPSPLKFISELKPEAKLLLEQALMEANRERERTILKGTGYSIACPSHSEDGIADDSLSEASDTELCCICFDQVCTIEVRDCGHRMCAHCTLALCCHNKPNPTTASITPPVCPFCRSDIAHLVVAKLSTETEDIELSSSNLKKPRRSRNLSEGSSSFKGLSAFGKLSLRGSGRITADEFIDKPNE; encoded by the exons ATGGGTCAAGGAATAAGTTGTGCATCTCTAAATAACCATGGTGATGATATCTTTAAAATAGCTGAATTAGGTGATTTGGCCGCTCTTAAATCAGTGATAGATGAAGACCCTCAACTTTTATATGAAGTTTCTCTTTATGATCGTAACTCCCTACTTCATGTTGCTGCTTCTAATGGCCAGATCGAT GTTGTTTGTTGGCTTTTGGAACAATCGGTTAATCTTGATGCTGTTAATCGCCATAAGCAG ACACCTCTTATGTTGGCTGCAAAACATGGGAAAATCTCATGTGTTGAGAAGCTTCTTCATGCAGGAGCAAAT ATTTTGATGTTTGATTCATGGCGAGGAAGAACTTGCCTACATTATGCTGCCTATTATGGGCATTCACATTGTTTAAAAGCCATTCTTTCTACAGCTCGTACATCACATGTTGCCTTGTCTTG GGGTTTTGCTCGATTTGTGAATATTAGAGATGGAAAAGGTGCAACCCCATTGCACTTGGCAGCTTGTCATAGACGGCCTGAATGTGTTCATATTTTGCTAGATCATGGGGCTTTAGTATGTGCTTCTACCGGACGATTTGG TAGATATCCTGGAAGCACTCCGCTTCATTTGGCTGCACGAGGAGGATCCCTCGATTGTACTCGTGAATTGCTGGCATGGGGCGCTGACCGGCTGCAAAGAGATGAGGCTGG GAGAATACCGTACATGGTGGCTTTGAAGTATAAATATGGGGCATGTGCTACCTTGTTAAACCCTTCATCAGCAGAGCCGCTAGTCTGGCCTTCACCGTTAAAGTTCATCAGTGAGCTTAAACCTGAGGCGAAACTTCTACTTGAGCAGGCTCTAATGGAGGCCAATAGGGAGAGGGAAAGAACCATTTTAAAAGGAACGGGATATTCCATTGCTTGTCCATCACATTCAGAAGACGGGATAGCCGATGATAGTTTGTCGGAG GCTAGTGACACTGAATTATGCTGCATATGCTTTGATCAAGTCTGTACAATTGAAGTCCGAGACTGTGGGCATCGAATGTGTGCCCATTGCACCCTAGCTCTGTGCTGCCATAACAAGCCAAACCCAACAACTGCAAGCATAACTCCTCCTGTTTGCCCATTTTGTAGGAGCGACATTGCCCATTTAGTAGTTGCTAAGCTAAGCACAGAAACTGAGGATATTGAGTTGAGTTCCTCGAATTTGAAGAAACCAAGGCGATCTAGGAATTTGAGTGAAGGAAGTAGCAGTTTCAAGGGCCTATCTGCATTTGGTAAGCTAAGTCTTCGGGGTTCAGGGAGAATCACTGCCGATGAGTTTATTGATAAGCCCaatgaatag
- the LOC130814304 gene encoding putative E3 ubiquitin-protein ligase XBAT31 isoform X2, which translates to MGQGISCASLNNHGDDIFKIAELGDLAALKSVIDEDPQLLYEVSLYDRNSLLHVAASNGQIDVVCWLLEQSVNLDAVNRHKQTPLMLAAKHGKISCVEKLLHAGANILMFDSWRGRTCLHYAAYYGHSHCLKAILSTARTSHVALSWGFARFVNIRDGKGATPLHLAACHRRPECVHILLDHGALVCASTGRFGYPGSTPLHLAARGGSLDCTRELLAWGADRLQRDEAGRIPYMVALKYKYGACATLLNPSSAEPLVWPSPLKFISELKPEAKLLLEQALMEANRERERTILKGTGYSIACPSHSEDGIADDSLSEASDTELCCICFDQVCTIEVRDCGHRMCAHCTLALCCHNKPNPTTASITPPVCPFCRSDIAHLVVAKLSTETEDIELSSSNLKKPRRSRNLSEGSSSFKGLSAFGKLSLRGSGRITADEFIDKPNE; encoded by the exons ATGGGTCAAGGAATAAGTTGTGCATCTCTAAATAACCATGGTGATGATATCTTTAAAATAGCTGAATTAGGTGATTTGGCCGCTCTTAAATCAGTGATAGATGAAGACCCTCAACTTTTATATGAAGTTTCTCTTTATGATCGTAACTCCCTACTTCATGTTGCTGCTTCTAATGGCCAGATCGAT GTTGTTTGTTGGCTTTTGGAACAATCGGTTAATCTTGATGCTGTTAATCGCCATAAGCAG ACACCTCTTATGTTGGCTGCAAAACATGGGAAAATCTCATGTGTTGAGAAGCTTCTTCATGCAGGAGCAAAT ATTTTGATGTTTGATTCATGGCGAGGAAGAACTTGCCTACATTATGCTGCCTATTATGGGCATTCACATTGTTTAAAAGCCATTCTTTCTACAGCTCGTACATCACATGTTGCCTTGTCTTG GGGTTTTGCTCGATTTGTGAATATTAGAGATGGAAAAGGTGCAACCCCATTGCACTTGGCAGCTTGTCATAGACGGCCTGAATGTGTTCATATTTTGCTAGATCATGGGGCTTTAGTATGTGCTTCTACCGGACGATTTGG ATATCCTGGAAGCACTCCGCTTCATTTGGCTGCACGAGGAGGATCCCTCGATTGTACTCGTGAATTGCTGGCATGGGGCGCTGACCGGCTGCAAAGAGATGAGGCTGG GAGAATACCGTACATGGTGGCTTTGAAGTATAAATATGGGGCATGTGCTACCTTGTTAAACCCTTCATCAGCAGAGCCGCTAGTCTGGCCTTCACCGTTAAAGTTCATCAGTGAGCTTAAACCTGAGGCGAAACTTCTACTTGAGCAGGCTCTAATGGAGGCCAATAGGGAGAGGGAAAGAACCATTTTAAAAGGAACGGGATATTCCATTGCTTGTCCATCACATTCAGAAGACGGGATAGCCGATGATAGTTTGTCGGAG GCTAGTGACACTGAATTATGCTGCATATGCTTTGATCAAGTCTGTACAATTGAAGTCCGAGACTGTGGGCATCGAATGTGTGCCCATTGCACCCTAGCTCTGTGCTGCCATAACAAGCCAAACCCAACAACTGCAAGCATAACTCCTCCTGTTTGCCCATTTTGTAGGAGCGACATTGCCCATTTAGTAGTTGCTAAGCTAAGCACAGAAACTGAGGATATTGAGTTGAGTTCCTCGAATTTGAAGAAACCAAGGCGATCTAGGAATTTGAGTGAAGGAAGTAGCAGTTTCAAGGGCCTATCTGCATTTGGTAAGCTAAGTCTTCGGGGTTCAGGGAGAATCACTGCCGATGAGTTTATTGATAAGCCCaatgaatag
- the LOC130814305 gene encoding 17.8 kDa class I heat shock protein-like, with product MSIIPSFFGGRKTNVFDPFSLDNWDPFDGIFSSVLANNSPSSVAREASQFAATRVDWKETPEAHIFKVDLPGLKKEEVKVEVEEGRILQISGERSKEQEEKNDKWHRLERSSGKFLRRFRLPEHTKMDEVKANLENGVLTVTIPKVEQKKPEVKTIDISSA from the coding sequence ATGTCGATCATCCCAAGCTTCTTCGGAGGTCGAAAAACAAATGTGTTTGATCCATTTTCGCTAGACAATTGGGATCCTTTTGATGGCATTTTCAGCTCGGTTCTTGCCAATAATTCACCTTCCTCGGTAGCTCGTGAGGCGTCCCAATTCGCAGCCACAAGGGTTGATTGGAAGGAGACGCCAGAAGCGCATATTTTCAAAGTAGATCTTCCCGGGCTGAAGAAGGAAGAAGTGAAAGTCGAGGTGGAGGAAGGCAGGATTTTGCAGATAAGTGGAGAAAGAAGCAAGGAACAAGAGGAGAAGAACGACAAATGGCATCGTCTTGAGAGGAGCAGTGGCAAGTTTCTACGTCGTTTTAGGCTACCCGAACATACAAAGATGGATGAAGTTAAGGCTAACTTGGAGAATGGAGTGTTAACTGTAACAATTCCAAAGGTAGAACAGAAGAAACCTGAGGTCAAGACCATTGACATCTCTTCTGCTTGA